The following are encoded in a window of Naumovozyma castellii chromosome 10, complete genome genomic DNA:
- the NCAS0J00590 gene encoding uncharacterized protein: MHFQLAILVFLCNIWVVNGLANLYLRGNSLGLPADKYWLSNNNEPLRQTTFQEAFNYWSELATLKTEDSAAQVNKTLLLDECDSYACQLVFYEGLPDGAFLFTIKTKRHDNITFIEDGSSYKIEAFSQISVFNLIHIPRKIITGFYELILNIFNGEWAWSGFEVDYILSDPQLRWYAFASCNHLGTCDGNISAKQIRCALKAVLEGENPSLTRGGLGLAIGNRADFSLDLRIYSDYESFQFNYPWSIPVNSREGDKGWSLTSHCW, encoded by the coding sequence ATGCATTTCCAACTAGCTATCCTGGTTTTTTTATGCAATATTTGGGTAGTAAATGGTCTTGCTAATCTTTATTTGCGCGGCAACTCCCTTGGCCTGCCGGCTGATAAGTATTGGTTGTCAAACAATAATGAGCCATTAAGACAAACAACTTTTCAAGAAGCCTTTAACTACTGGAGCGAATTGGCAACCTTGAAAACAGAAGATTCAGCTGCTCAAGTTAATAAGACCCTTCTCTTGGATGAATGTGATTCTTACGCCTGCCAATTGGTCTTTTACGAAGGTCTCCCTGATGGCGCTTTTTTGTTTACTATAAAGACTAAAAGACATGACAATATTACGTTTATCGAAGATGGCAGTTCGTACAAAATCGAGGCATTTTCACAAATTTCAGTTTTTAACCTGATACATATTCCACGAAAAATAATTACAGGTTTCTACGAGcttattttaaatatttttaatggGGAATGGGCATGGTCAGGATTTGAAGTAGATTACATTTTGTCCGATCCACAGTTAAGATGGTACGCCTTTGCTTCTTGTAATCATTTAGGAACTTGTGATGGTAACATTTCTGCGAAACAAATTCGTTGTGCTCTAAAAGCAGTGCTCGAGGGAGAAAATCCTTCGCTGACGAGGGGAGGATTGGGTCTAGCGATTGGCAATCGGGCAGATTTCAGTTTAGATTTACGAATCTATAGTGACTATGAAtcatttcaatttaattaCCCTTGGTCAATACCTGTTAACAGCAGGGAAGGTGATAAAGGATGGTCATTGACAAGTCATTGTTGGTGA
- the ULA1 gene encoding Ula1p (ancestral locus Anc_8.86), whose product MDRYDRQLRLWGKEGQSLLDNANICVVGDESPLLQEVWKNLVLSGVSKFTWMIENTMESSLQEKDLFSCDFITEISALHPSGIRVKRKALASLKGADNSFWFQFSLIIIINCSDSKLLELFNNSDSQYFPPIITTFATGLYGYLHTYLSEPHFIIESHPDNPIPELRLDQPWKELSIYLTKFQVDKMNEFEISELPYPVLLFHCVQMAARNNYKLTSPLLRNELRRWASDTNPTGLNDPNYIEAYRFAHLAFTNEKILIRLNEMIQYGFSMDHLDDPYNRKVIALLKALGEYINREDFPIYPIMGTIPDMSSSTKNYIELKQIYQNEGQKNTKSLQKLLDKEGEEVPFEMIKLFCANLKYLNVIKPTASKLTLLFSSDDDLLRDLLAIQYNLNDIANSGAINMKAASMNSYPTASFMGGVVGQEAIKLITHQYIPLDNIFTYDGLKNETKIFRI is encoded by the coding sequence ATGGACAGATATGATAGACAATTGAGATTATGGGGTAAAGAAGGTCAATCTCTATTAGACAATGCAAATATTTGCGTAGTTGGTGATGAATCACCGTTGTTGCAAGAAGTTTGGAAAAACTTAGTCCTTTCAGGTGTGTCAAAGTTTACATGGATGATTGAAAACACAATGGAGTCTTCATTACAAGAAAAggatttattttcttgtgATTTTATTACTGAGATATCTGCTCTTCATCCCTCTGGAATCCGAGTTAAACGAAAAGCCTTGGCATCACTTAAGGGAGCCGATAATTCTTTTTGGTTTCAATTCTCCcttataataataattaattgttCGGATTCAAAACTTTTagaattattcaataattctgATTCCCAATATTTTCCACCTATTATCACCACTTTCGCTACTGGACTTTATGGCTACCTTCACACTTACCTTAGTGAACCTCATTTCATTATCGAATCGCACCCTGATAACCCGATACCAGAATTAAGGTTAGATCAACCGTGGAAAGAACTAAGTATATATTTGACTAAGTTCCAAGTTGACAAGatgaatgaatttgaaatatcagAATTACCTTATCCAGTGTTACTATTTCACTGTGTCCAGATGGCGGCAAGGAACAATTACAAATTGACCTCCCCCCTTCTGCGGAATGAACTGCGGCGTTGGGCTTCTGATACAAATCCCACAGGCTTGAATGATCCGAATTATATAGAAGCCTATAGATTCGCACATCTAGCTTTCACAAAcgaaaaaatattgatacGACTTAATGAGATGATTCAATATGGTTTCTCAATGGATCATTTGGATGATCCCTACAACCGAAAAGTGATAGCATTGTTGAAAGCTTTAGGCGAGTATATCAATCGTGAAGATTTTCCTATATATCCTATTATGGGAACCATCCCTGATATGAGCTCTTCAACCAAGAATTACATTGAACTAAAacaaatttaccaaaatGAGGGGCAAAAAAACACTAAAAGTTTacaaaaattattggataaagaaggtgaagaagTTCCATTTGAAATGATCAAACTCTTTTGTGCAAATCTTAAATACCTGAATGTAATAAAACCGACCGCTAGCAAACTTACATTGctattttcttcagatgaTGACCTTTTAAGAGACCTATTAGCTATAcaatataatttaaatgaTATTGCTAATAGCGGAGCAATTAATATGAAAGCAGCATCGATGAACTCTTACCCCACGGCGTCTTTCATGGGTGGTGTAGTCGGTCAAGAGGCAATAAAGCTTATTACACATCAATATATACCGCTAGACAATATCTTCACATATGATGGCCTAAAGaatgaaacaaaaatatttcgAATATAA
- the HST2 gene encoding histone deacetylase HST2 (ancestral locus Anc_8.74) yields the protein MTKGNTDVIRKISSHLKANPKAKVILLVGAGISTSCGIPDFRSPKTGLYHNLSKLNLPFAEAVFDIEFFEDNPKPFYLLAKELYPGNFKPSKFHYLMRLFQDEGRLQRIYTQNIDTLEREAGTKEEYVIEAHGSFASNHCIDCDKQFPMEYFKTKIESSLDINSKKFEFAKCDKCGGLVKPNIVFFGEDLPVKFFETWDNDLKWMGSAKGSDTLVIVAGTSLAVYPFASLPTEIPKKVTRSLVNLETVGDFKTNPRNSDLVYCGDIDEAATILATELGWENKLDKFIEEGEEEGEHVEIADVLDDLKNLKIKAPLKEQTKIPSKEKLGKASPLEKDDIESLVDLTKSLQIEEQKKE from the coding sequence ATGACAAAAGGAAATACAGATGTGATAAGGAAGATATCTTCCCATTTGAAAGCCAATCCAAAGGCGAAAGTCATTCTCTTAGTTGGGGCAGGCATTTCAACATCATGTGGTATCCCCGATTTCAGATCTCCAAAGACAGGCCTGTACCATAATTTGTCTAAATTGAATCTACCATTTGCTGAAGCAGTctttgatattgaattctttgaagataatcCCAAAcctttttatttattagcTAAGGAATTATATCCAGGGAATTTTAAACCTTCTAAattccattatttaatgCGACTGTTTCAAGACGAGGGCAGGTTGCAAAGGATATACactcaaaatattgatacGTTGGAAAGAGAGGCTGGTACAAAGGAAGAATATGTAATCGAAGCGCACGGAAGTTTTGCATCAAATCATTGTATTGATTGTGATAAGCAATTCCCCATGGAATACTTCAAAACGAAGATAGAATCATCACTTGATATAAATAgtaagaaatttgaatttgcaAAATGTGATAAATGTGGTGGGTTAGTGAAGCCCAATATCGTCTTCTTTGGTGAAGATTTACCAgtgaaattttttgaaacttgGGATAATGACTTGAAATGGATGGGAAGTGCAAAGGGTAGTGATACTTTAGTTATCGTTGCAGGGACTTCCTTGGCAGTATATCCGTTTGCATCATTGCCGACAGAAATTCCTAAAAAAGTTACACGATCATTAgtaaatttggaaactGTTGGTGATTTTAAGACGAATCCAAGGAATTCAGATCTTGTATACTGTGGTGATATAGATGAAGCTGCGACGATATTGGCCACAGAATTAGGTTGGGAGAATAAGcttgataaatttatagaagaaggtgaagaGGAAGGTGAACATGTTGAAATAGCAGATGTTCTGGatgatttaaagaatttgaagatcaaAGCACCACTAAAAGAGCAGACCAAGATACCTTCAAAGGAGAAATTAGGAAAAGCTTCCCCGCTTGAGAAGGATGATATAGAATCGTTAGTCGACCTTACAAAATCTTtacaaattgaagaacaaaagaaagaataa
- the ULP1 gene encoding SUMO protease ULP1 (ancestral locus Anc_8.72) — translation MTRANWEKKWQVGFPNQHHITEKKVLNSQPSAKGNNSLLLDQRNQAMSVSSYRKSKNPNRFAPVYSPISTYYYSSKSTNNDRDAYASFFDPRRTMSAGSWDRKNNNRERSPWSIPSSTGTYEDNQKQNNDSNNKSILDDLFNLFHPGKLLWGKQGRSVTTNSSHEVAPKNSNEPSLSRKHLRDTDDFFYLPLKNRKINPSNTKVTNNQGKKRALANINNENNGKRSIPDSKSRNITTTNANSQSTVPISFSKDPFGWNKWETEEIGTSSSTSTLSPSQYGTKLLRRHHRRDSPRGSSFSFNNTREDAIQVLREKSDEVSYLKQIFNGEYQIPKCVQDEREHQLKLLELDRIQDLNENKNIKRSIIDLTEKIKNVLLDRTHKKDNNENTDDIIIVKEKKISPLEKKRRQYLDEKINYNKSLIKFENEFKNFKDLLEERRKIQDEVQKKKAFAKVKNLIPTLSKEEVNKVQNTILRKDNAKLMNRDNLEINIRDFKTLAPRRWLNDTIIEFFMKAIEKKTDKVVAFNSFFYTTLSERGYQGVRRWMKRKKATIASLNKIFVPINLNQSHWALCIVDIKNKTIGYVDSLSNGSTATSFAILTDVQNYVIQESGNTLGQDFELIHISCPQQPNGFDCGIYVCMNTLYLSRDAMLTFDKNDAIRMRQYIGHLILSDSLK, via the coding sequence atgaCGCGTGCCAATTGGGAAAAAAAATGGCAAGTGGGATTTCCAAACCAGCATCATATCACAGAGAAAAAGGTATTGAACAGTCAGCCAAGTGCAAAAGGAAACAACTCACTTCTCCTGGACCAACGCAATCAAGCAATGTCTGTATCAAGTTACAGGAAATCAAAGAACCCAAACAGGTTTGCCCCAGTGTACTCACCAATATCAACATATTACTACTCTTCCAAGAGCACCAACAATGATAGAGATGCATACGCATCATTTTTTGATCCAAGGAGGACAATGAGTGCTGGGAGCTGGGatagaaaaaataataacagaGAACGTTCTCCCTGGAGCATTCCATCTTCTACAGGGACCTACGAGGATAATCAGAAGCAAAATAATGACAGCAACAATAAAAGTATACTGGACGATTTATTCAACCTATTCCATCCCGGCAAACTTTTATGGGGTAAACAAGGTCGTAGCGTTACTACGAATTCAAGTCATGAAGTTGCCCCCAAAAATAGCAATGAACCTTCTTTATCAAGGAAGCATCTTCGAGATACAGACGATTTCTTCTACTTGCCCTTAAAGAATAGAAAAATCAATCCATCTAACACGAAAGTGACTAATAACCAAGGAAAGAAACGTGCATTAGCAAATATTAATAACGAAAATAATGGCAAGAGAAGTATACCGGATTCAAAATCTCGTAACATTACCACTACAAATGCAAATTCACAATCTACGGTACCAATCTCGTTTTCCAAGGACCCCTTTGGTTGGAATAAATGGGAAACGGAAGAGATTGgtacttcttcttcaacttctaCTTTATCGCCCTCTCAATACGGTACGAAACTCCTGAGAAGACATCATAGAAGAGATTCCCCTCGTGGCTCCTCTTTctcatttaataatactaGAGAAGATGCCATCCAAGTGTTACGTGAGAAATCAGATGAGGTGTcatatttgaaacaaatcTTTAATGGAGAATATCAAATACCGAAATGTGTACAGGATGAAAGAGAGCATCAATTAAAATTACTGGAATTGGATAGAATACAAGATTTAAATgagaataaaaatataaagagatctataattgatttaactgaaaagattaaaaatGTCTTATTAGACAGAACTCACAAGAAGGATAATAATGAGAATACTGATGATATTATAATTgtgaaagaaaagaaaatttcaccgttagaaaaaaaaagaagacaATACTTGGATGAAAAGAtaaattataataaatctttaattaaatttgagaatgaatttaaaaatttcaaagatttattaGAAGAGAGAAGAAAGATCCAAGATGAAGTACAAAAAAAGAAAGCCTTTGCGAAAGTAAAAAACCTAATCCCAACATtatccaaagaagaagtcAATAAAGTACAAAATACCATACTGCGGAAAGATAACGCCAAATTAATGAATAGAGATAATTTAGAAATCAATATTCGCGATTTTAAGACATTGGCACCAAGAAGATGGTTAAATGATActattattgaattcttcatgaaagcaattgaaaagaaaactgATAAGGTGGTTGcttttaattcatttttttatacCACACTATCTGAACGTGGTTACCAAGGTGTTAGAAGATggatgaaaagaaagaaggcAACAATCGCATCattgaataaaatttttGTCCCTATTAACTTAAATCAATCCCATTGGGCTTTATGTATCGTTGATATTAAGAATAAGACGATAGGTTATGTCGATTCTTTATCCAACGGATCTACCGCCACTAGTTTTGCCATATTAACTGACGTGCAAAATTATGTTATACAAGAAAGTGGCAACACTTTGGGGCAAGATTTCGAATTGATTCATATAAGTTGTCCTCAACAACCCAATGGATTTGATTGTGGTATTTATGTATGCATGAATACATTATACCTAAGCCGAGATGCAATGTTAACCTTTGACAAAAACGATGCCATTAGAATGAGACAATATATTGGTCATCTCATATTATCAGATAGTTTAAAATGA
- the NCAS0J00630 gene encoding Rab GTPase family protein (ancestral locus Anc_8.70) produces the protein MSGLRKISTSSGNANSSTAAKNYDSVMKILLIGDSGVGKSCLLVRFVENKFNPSFITTIGIDFKIKTLDIQGRKIKLQLWDTAGQERFRTITTAYYRGAMGIILVYDVTDERTFQNIRQWYSTVNEHANEQVQLLLVGNKSDLGNRQVTKEQGEELARELGLPFMEASAKNDDNVNDLFLQLAKLIQEKIDNDEMGEPRTAKKNVNIKSKDGKTSSCC, from the coding sequence ATGTCCGGTCTCAGAAAAATCTCCACCTCCTCGGGGAATGCCAACTCTTCCACCGCAGCCAAGAATTACGATTCCGTCATGAAGATTCTCCTCATCGGTGACTCCGGAGTCGGCAAATCTTGTCTGTTGGTTCGTTTCGTCGAGAACAAATTCAACCCTTCCTTCATCACCACCATCGGTATCGACTTCAAGATTAAGACCCTCGATATCCAAGGCAGGAAAATAAAGCTGCAATTATGGGACACGGCGGGCCAGGAACGTTTCAGAACAATCACAACGGCATACTATAGGGGTGCCATGGGTATCATTCTGGTATACGACGTCACAGATGAGAGGACATTTCAGAATATAAGACAATGGTATAGTACGGTCAATGAACATGCTAATGAGCAGGTACAGTTGCTGCTTGTTGGAAATAAGAGCGATCTAGGAAATAGACAGGTCACAAAGGAACAAGGAGAGGAATTGGCAAGGGAGTTAGGCCTACCATTTATGGAGGCAAGTGCTAAGAATGACGATAACGTGAATGATTTGTTTTTGCAACTGGCAAAATTGATCCAGGAGAAGATAGATAATGATGAGATGGGGGAACCTAGGACGGCCAAGAAAAATGTAAATATAAAATCAAAAGATGGGAAAACATCCTCTTGTTGTTAG
- the NCAS0J00640 gene encoding uncharacterized protein: MDPSEQHLQQYPPLYPPVPPVPPLPPSSQQQKFIYRRPSRQCPICGKIVTRSSSLQTHMLVHTGDRPFKCKWLNCGKTFNVKSNMNRHYKLHLKQQQQQSKP, from the coding sequence ATGGACCCTTCAGAACAGCATTTACAACAATACCCACCATTATACCCTCCTGTTCCTCCTGTTCCTCCTCTTCCGCCTTCATCGCAACAACAGAAGTTCATATACAGAAGACCATCAAGACAATGCCCCATTTGTGGCAAAATAGTCACAAGATCAAGTTCCTTGCAAACGCATATGTTGGTTCATACGGGCGATAGACCGTTTAAATGTAAATGGTTGAACTGTGGGAAGACTTTTAACGTGAAAAGTAATATGAATAGACATTACAAGCTGCATTTGAagcaacagcagcaacaatCGAAGCCATGA